In the Theobroma cacao cultivar B97-61/B2 chromosome 1, Criollo_cocoa_genome_V2, whole genome shotgun sequence genome, one interval contains:
- the LOC18614017 gene encoding mitochondrial adenine nucleotide transporter ADNT1, producing the protein MASEDVKTSESAVSTIVNLAEEAKLAREGVKAPSYAVLSICKSLVAGGVAGGVSRTAVAPLERLKILLQVQNPHSIKYNGTIQGLKYIWRTEGFRGLFKGNGTNCARIVPNSAVKFFSYEQASKGILYLYQQQTGNEDAQLTPLLRLGAGACAGIIAMSATYPMDMVRGRLTVQTERSPYQYRGMIHALSTVLREEGPRALYKGWLPSVIGVIPYVGLNFAVYESLKDWLIKSKPFGLVEDSELSVTTRLACGAAAGTVGQTVAYPLDVIRRRMQMVGWKDAASVVTGDGRNKGPLEYTGMIDAFRKTVRHEGFGALYKGLVPNFVKVVPSIAIAFVTYEVVKDILGVEIRISD; encoded by the exons ATGGCTTCGGAGGATGTGAAGACTAGCGAATCCGCGGTTTCGACGATCGTGAATCTAGCCGAGGAAGCGAAGCTCGCGAGAGAGGGCGTTAAGGCCCCTAGCTATGCTGTTCTTAGCATCTGCAAGTCTCTCGTCGCCGGCGGCGTCGCCGGTGGAGT GTCACGAACTGCCGTTGCTCCCTTGGAAcgtttaaaaatattacttcag GTCCAGAATCCACATAGTATAAAATACAACGGAACAATTCAAGGTTTGAAGTACATTTGGAGAACGGAAGGCTTTCGCGGACTTTTCAAAGGCAATGGTACTAATTGTGCGCGCATTGTTCCAAACTCTGCGGTCAAGTTCTTCAGCTATGAGCAAGCTTCAAA GGGAATACTGTATCTGTATCAACAGCAAACTGGCAATG AAGATGCTCAACTCACTCCCCTTTTACGCCTTGGAGCTGGAGCATGTGCTggaataattgccatgtctgCAACTTACCCAATGGACATGGTACGAGGCAGGCTCACTGTACAG ACAGAGAGGTCTCCTTATCAGTATAGAGGAATGATCCATGCTCTGTCAACTGTGTTGCGGGAAGAAGGCCCACGGGCATTGTACAAGGGTTGGCTTCCTTCAGTCATTGGAGTT ATACCATATGTGGGTCTGAACTTTGCTGTGTATGAATCTCTAAAAGATTGGTTAATCAAAAGTAAACCATTTGGATTGGTTGAAGACTCTGAGTTGAGTGTGACAACAAGGCTTGCTTGCGGGGCTGCTGCTGGAACTGTTGGCCAAACTGTTGCTTACCCTCTTGATGTGATTCGCCGAAGAATGCAAATGGTCGGATGGAAAGATGCTGCCTCTGTTGTCACTGGTGATGGTAGGAACAAGGGCCCTCTTGAGTATACTGGCATGATTGATGCATTCAGGAAAACTGTTCGACATGAGGGCTTTGGAGCATTATACAAGGGTCTGGTCCCTAATTTTGTCAAG